In Dyadobacter sp. CECT 9275, the following proteins share a genomic window:
- a CDS encoding methylmalonyl-CoA mutase family protein, translated as MTDHLFKEFEIPQPFAWKNLAEKELGAPLSEIKRWIPSENLVFSPYATYDGRPAEESDSIRQCQRSDTGWLNTPLLRDYPLEEAVEKIGHLIQNGADAILLDPVGTAPAPADLHQLLSLLQSINTRFFFQPKNRDNNIIKEIYNFGGLKAGGIALDPVAEWLQNGSDFRGYLLHISELVQTKSTAKNFFPLLVQSHVFQEAGADPVQELALCLATLVLDLDILTNTGLSPEKALSLIYFSIPCGPQYLTEIAKLRAFRSLHVRIAQCYDIKVIAEPFIHSTTSAFHHSEDEPYTNMIRTTAQAMSAVTGGCNALTVYPFDQSFKTPNDFSERIARNVSLILSHESSLNRVADPAAGSYLIEDMTLQLADSAWNLFLEIEEKGGIVPYFLSGDLRRLLDQRWNEQIEALKKDDVMVGVNKYVQQTENRVKTTMPPVPWPPYLPKRNLARDYHVSISQAHQEKP; from the coding sequence ATGACTGATCATTTGTTTAAGGAGTTCGAAATTCCGCAGCCTTTTGCCTGGAAGAACCTCGCAGAAAAAGAGTTAGGAGCGCCGCTCTCTGAAATCAAAAGATGGATTCCCTCCGAAAACCTGGTTTTTAGCCCTTATGCTACCTACGATGGACGTCCTGCCGAAGAATCTGATAGCATACGCCAATGCCAACGAAGTGATACAGGCTGGCTTAATACACCATTACTGCGCGATTATCCCCTCGAAGAAGCTGTTGAAAAAATCGGGCACCTGATACAAAATGGAGCAGACGCAATCCTGCTTGATCCTGTCGGCACAGCTCCCGCCCCGGCAGACCTTCATCAACTGCTTAGCCTTTTGCAAAGTATCAACACCCGCTTCTTTTTTCAGCCCAAAAACAGGGACAACAATATAATCAAGGAAATATACAATTTCGGAGGATTAAAAGCAGGTGGAATAGCCCTGGATCCGGTGGCGGAATGGCTGCAAAACGGAAGTGACTTCCGGGGTTATCTGTTGCATATTTCGGAACTGGTGCAAACGAAAAGCACCGCTAAAAACTTCTTCCCGCTGTTGGTACAAAGCCATGTATTCCAGGAGGCCGGGGCAGATCCCGTACAGGAGCTTGCTCTTTGCCTGGCCACTCTGGTGCTTGACCTGGACATACTCACGAACACGGGCCTATCTCCCGAAAAAGCGCTCTCTCTCATCTATTTTTCCATTCCGTGTGGCCCGCAATACCTTACCGAAATCGCCAAACTGCGCGCCTTCCGCTCACTCCATGTACGAATAGCTCAGTGTTATGACATAAAGGTCATAGCTGAACCCTTTATTCATAGCACTACATCCGCCTTCCATCACTCGGAAGACGAGCCCTATACCAATATGATCAGGACAACCGCACAGGCAATGAGTGCCGTAACGGGTGGCTGTAATGCACTGACAGTATACCCCTTCGACCAGAGTTTTAAAACACCAAATGATTTCTCCGAAAGGATAGCCAGGAATGTTTCACTTATCCTGTCCCACGAAAGTTCCCTGAACAGGGTAGCGGACCCCGCCGCCGGCTCCTACCTTATAGAGGATATGACCCTTCAGCTGGCGGATTCCGCTTGGAATCTATTTTTAGAGATAGAAGAAAAAGGCGGTATCGTTCCCTACTTTTTAAGTGGTGATTTACGCCGTTTGCTGGACCAGCGCTGGAATGAGCAGATTGAAGCATTAAAGAAAGACGACGTGATGGTAGGTGTTAATAAGTACGTTCAACAA
- the dnaA gene encoding chromosomal replication initiator protein DnaA, which translates to MERVATYREVDQIWDACLRVVQQHIPEESFKTWFEPIRPLKLYGKVLTIQVPSQFFYEWLEDNYVNLLRKALDYAIGRDGLLEYSIIVDKGNDSHQPLTMNVSAPKSAHYAGPDNFATDPRLGSNRNVKDQDSMNLDTYLNPNYSFDNFIEGDCNRLARSAGFAVAQRPGLTSFNPLMMYGGVGLGKTHLVQAIGNYIMNHFDNKMVLYVSSEKFTNQFINSIKNNTLQEFTDFYMKVDVLAIDDVQFLSGKEKTQDTFFHIFNHLHQLGKQIIMTSDRPPRELQGLQDRLLSRFKWGLTADLQTPDFETRIAIIQKKIQSEGISIDYDVIEYIAHSVNSNVRELEGVIVSLMAQASLTRREIDVELAKNTLRNIVMNEHKEVTIDTIQEIVADYFQVSIADLKSKSRKKEVVYPRQLAMFLAKEYTDLPLKSIGYHFGGRDHSTVIHSIQSVNLLMDETPDVEETLQKLRSYFK; encoded by the coding sequence TTGGAAAGAGTAGCTACATATAGAGAAGTTGACCAGATTTGGGATGCCTGCTTACGGGTGGTCCAGCAGCACATTCCGGAGGAAAGTTTCAAGACTTGGTTTGAACCCATTCGTCCGCTGAAACTCTATGGTAAGGTGTTGACGATACAGGTCCCAAGTCAGTTTTTCTATGAATGGCTGGAAGACAATTATGTCAACCTGCTGAGAAAGGCGCTCGATTATGCCATTGGTCGCGACGGGCTGCTGGAATATTCCATCATTGTGGATAAGGGAAATGACAGCCATCAGCCGCTGACGATGAACGTATCTGCCCCAAAATCGGCACATTATGCCGGACCGGATAATTTTGCTACCGATCCGAGGCTGGGGTCTAACAGGAATGTGAAGGATCAGGATTCCATGAACCTGGATACTTACCTGAACCCCAACTATTCATTTGATAATTTTATTGAAGGAGATTGTAACCGTCTGGCACGCTCTGCGGGTTTTGCAGTGGCACAGCGTCCCGGCCTAACGTCTTTTAACCCGCTCATGATGTACGGCGGAGTGGGGCTTGGCAAAACGCATTTGGTACAGGCCATCGGGAATTACATTATGAATCATTTTGACAATAAAATGGTACTATATGTTTCCTCCGAAAAGTTTACCAACCAGTTCATCAATTCGATCAAAAACAATACGCTTCAGGAATTCACCGATTTTTATATGAAAGTGGATGTGCTGGCGATAGACGACGTGCAGTTTTTGTCGGGAAAGGAAAAAACGCAGGATACTTTTTTTCATATTTTCAATCACTTACATCAGCTTGGCAAGCAGATCATCATGACGAGCGACAGGCCGCCCAGGGAGCTTCAGGGCTTGCAGGATCGTTTGCTGTCCAGATTTAAATGGGGCCTTACGGCAGATTTGCAAACTCCTGATTTCGAAACACGTATCGCAATTATTCAAAAGAAAATTCAGTCGGAGGGAATCTCTATAGATTACGACGTCATTGAATATATTGCCCACAGTGTAAACTCCAACGTCCGCGAGCTTGAGGGCGTAATCGTGTCTCTGATGGCACAGGCCTCGCTTACCCGACGGGAAATTGACGTGGAGCTGGCCAAAAATACGCTCAGGAATATTGTCATGAATGAGCATAAGGAGGTAACCATTGATACCATCCAGGAAATTGTAGCCGATTATTTTCAGGTTTCAATTGCCGATCTTAAAAGTAAAAGCCGTAAAAAGGAAGTGGTATATCCGCGCCAGCTGGCCATGTTCCTGGCGAAGGAATATACGGATCTGCCCCTCAAATCCATCGGTTACCATTTTGGAGGCCGCGACCACAGTACCGTAATCCACTCCATTCAGAGCGTGAATCTGCTGATGGATGAAACGCCCGACGTGGAAGAAACTTTACAAAAACTGCGCAGCTACTTTAAGTAA